TGTGACGAGCCGACATCGAGGTGCCAAACCCCTCCGTCGATATGAGCTCTTGGGAGGGATCAGCCTGTTATCCCCGGAGTACCTTTTATCCTTTGAGCGATGTCCCTTCCATGCGGAAACACCGGATCACTATGCTCTAGTTTCCTACCTGATCGACTTGTATGTCTCCCAGTCAAGCGCCCTTATGCCATTACACTCTACGGACGGTTACCAATCGTCCTGAGGGCACCTTTAGAAGCCTCCGTTACACTTTTGGAGGCGACCACCCCAGTCAAACTACCCACCAAACAGTGTCCCCGTTACAACGGGTTAGAACTCAAATAATCAAAGGGCCGTATTTCAACAGCGACTCCACACAAACTGGCGTCTGCGCTTCAAAGTCTCCGGCCTATCCTACACATCAATTACCCAAATTCAATGTTAAGCTATAGTAAAGGTTCACGGGGTCTTTTCGTCCCATCGCGGGTAATCGGCATCTTCACCGATACTACAATTTCACTGAGCTCACGGTTGAGACAGTGTCCAGATCATTACACCATTCGTGCAGGTCGGAACTTACCCGACAAGGAATTTCGCTACCTTAGGACCGTTATAGTTACGGCCGCCGTTTACTGGGGCTTCAATTCAATGCTTCTCTTGCGATGACATCTCCTCTTAACCTTCCAGCACCGGGCAGGTGTCAGGCTGTATACGTGATCTTTCAATTTGGCACAGCCCTGTGTTTTTGTTAAACAGTTGCCTGGACCTATTCTCTGCGCCCAACTCTCGTTGGGACCCTTTATCCCGAAGTTACAGGGTCAATTTGCCTAGTTCCTTAACCGTGAATCACTCAAGCGCCTTAGTATATTCAACCCGACTACGTGTGTCCGTTTGCGGTACGGGTACCTCAAGGATTAAGTTTAGCGGATTTTCTCGGGAGTATGTTTACACGCACTATTACCGTTTCCCGAAGGAATTGGTATACTATCAGGTTCGACTCTCGTGGTGGATTTGCCTGCCACAATCAACGTCTACACCCTTCAACGGACTATTCCGTCAGTCCGCGGCGTTGTCACGACTCCGTCTCCACGTCACTCCTTAAGGTAGTACAGGAATATTAACCTGTTCTGCCATCGGCCTCACCGTTCGGCTGAGCCTTAGGACCCGACTAACCCTGATCCGATTAGCGTTGATCAGGAAACCTTAGTCTTTCGGCGAGGGGGTTTCTCACCCCCTTTATCGTTACTTATACCTACATTTGCTTTTCCACACGCTCCAGCAAAGCTCACGCTTCACCTTCGACGCGGAGTGGAATGCTCCCCTACCGATCATTAATGATCCCATAGCTTCGGTAAGATACTTAATGCCCGATTATTATCCACGCCAAACTCCTCGACTAGTGAGCTGTTACGCACTCTTTAAATGAATGGCTGCTTCCAAGCCAACATCCTAGCTGTCTTAGCAATCTGACTTCGTTAGTTCAACTTAGTATCTATTTCGGGACCTTAGCTGATGGTCCGGATTCTTCTCCTTTAGGACATGGACCTTAGCACCCATGCCCTCACTCCTGTGATAGAACTAATGCGCATTCGGAGTTTATCAAGACTTGATAGGCGGTGAAGCCCTCGCATCTTATCAGTCGCTCTACCTCACATTAGTAACTCACAAGGCTGCACCTAAATGCATTTCGGGGAGTACGAGCTATCTCCAAGTTTGATTAGCCTTTCACCCCCACCCTCAGCTCATCCGGAAGCTTTTCAACGCTTATCGGTTCGGTCCTCCAGTTAGTGTTACCTAACCTTCAACCTGGCCAAGGGTAGATCACTTGGTTTCGCGTCTACTCCTTCCGACTTATCGCCCTGTTCAGACTCGCTTTCGCTTCGGCTACGGATCTCTAGATCCTTAACCTTGCCGGAAAAAGTAACTCGTAGGTTCATTATGCAAAAGGCACGCCGTCACAGCATAAGCTGCTCCGACCGCTTGTAGGCGCATGGTTTCAGGGACTATTTCACTCTTCTATTCGAAGTGCTTTTCACCTTTCCTTCACAGTACTGGTTCGCTATCGGTCTCTCGGGAGTATTTAGCCTTACCGGATGGTCCCGGCTGGTTCACGCAAGATTCCTCGTGTCCCGCGCTACTCAGGATACCACTACGCTTCGTTCAGCTTCGAATACCGGACTATCACCGTCTATGGTTTCATTTTCCAAAGAATTCTTCTCACTGAATGTCTTGCGACAACGTGGTCCTACAACCCCAATATTGCCGTAACAACATTGGTTTGGGCTAATCCCCGTTCGCTCGCCACTACTTGGGGAATCATTATTATTTTCTTTTCCTGCAGGTACTAAGATGTTTCAGTTCCCTGCGTTAGCCTCCTGCCAAGCAGGATGACATTCCTTCAGAATGTCGGGTTGTCCCATTCGGAAATCTTCGGATCAAAGGTTATTTGCACCTACCCGAAGCTTATCGCAGCTTATCACGTCCTTCATCGCCTCCGAGAGCCAAGGCATCCGCCATGCGCCCTTGCTTACTTTCTTTCAAACTGACTGCTCCGAAAACTATCCATTACTGAAATGGGAAAATATCGGAGAGAGTACGGTTTGATATATACTTTTAGCTCTTTACTTTTATTTTACTTTTTGTACATCATGTCAAAGATCGTTTCCCATTGCTGGGGATGTGGAGAATAACGGATTCGAACCGTTGACCCTCTGCGTGCAAGGCAGATGCTCTAGCCAGCTGAGCTAATCCCCCGTAAGAGTCGTTTCGGAGTAGTCCCAGGCAGAGTTGAACTGCCGACCTCTACATTATCAGTGTAGCGCTCTAACCAACTGAGCTATAGGACTAGTTCAACCGTGTCTGTCTTTAGACTCGGCTTCTGTTTTCTCTTGTTTATCTCTATCTATATTACTATAGATGGTTGATCTATATATTATAAATAAACAAGTACCAGTAGTACAATCGAAACAGAACCCGGTTCAATATTCCCCTAAAGGAAATGAACCATGAAGTCATTGTAACGACATCGCTCCAGAAAGGAGGTGTTCCAGCCGCACCTTCCGGTACGGCTACCTTGTTACGACTTAGCCCCAATTACCAGTTTTACCCTAGGACGCTCCTTGCGGTTACGTACTTCAGGTACCCCCGGCTTTCATGGCTTGACGGGCGGTGTGTACAAGGCCCGGGAACGTATTCACCGCGCCATGGCTGATGCGCGATTACTAGCGAATCCAGCTTCACGAAGTCGGGTTGCAGACTTCGATCCGAACTGAGAGAGGTTTTTGGGATTGGCATCCTGTCACCAGGTAGCGGCCTTCTGTACCCCCCATTGTAACACGTGTGTAGCCCCGGACGTAAGGGCCGTGCTGATTTGACGTCATCCCCACCTTCCTCACATCTTACGACGGCAGTCTCTCCAGAGTCCTCAGCATGACCTGTTAGTAACTGAAGATAAGGGTTGCGCTCGTTATGGCACTTAAGCCGACACCTCACGGCACGAGCTGACGACAACCATGCAGCACCTTCACAAATGCCTTGCGGCGTATGGGTTTCCCCATAATTCATTTGCAATTTAAGCCCGGGTAAGGTTCCTCGCGTATCATCGAATTAAACCACATGTTCCTCCGCTTGTGCGGGCCCCCGTCAATTCCTTTGAGTTTCACCGTTGCCGGCGTACTCCCCAGGTGGAATACTTAATGCTTTCGCTTGGCCGCTTACTGTATATCGCAAACAGCGAGTATTCATCGTTTACTGTGTGGACTACCAGGGTATCTAATCCTGTTTGATACCCACACTTTCGAGCATCAGCGTCAGTTACACTCCAGTGAGCTGCCTTCGCAATCGGAGTTCTTCGTGATATCTAAGCATTTCACCGCTACACCACGAATTCCGCCCACCTCTACTGCACTCAAGACTGCCAGTATCAACTGCAATTTTACGGTTGAGCCGCAAACTTTCACAACTGACTTAACAATCCGCCTACGCTCCCTTTAAACCCAATAAATCCGGATAACGCTCGGATCCTCCGTATTACCGCGGCTGCTGGCACGGAGTTAGCCGATCCTTATTCATATGGTACATACAAAAGTCCACACGTGGACCACTTTATTCCCATATAAAAGAAGTTTACAACCCATAGGGCAGTCATCCTTCACGCTACTTGGCTGGTTCAGACTCGCGTCCATTGACCAATATTCCTCACTGCTGCCTCCCGTAGGAGTTTGGACCGTGTCTCAGTTCCAATGTGGGGGACCTTCCTCTCAGAACCCCTATCCATCGTAGTCTTGGTGGGCCGTTACCCCCCCAACAAACTAATGGAACGCATCCCCATCTCATACCGAATTTCTTTAATATAAAACCCATGCGGGAAATATATGCTATCGGATATTAATCTTTCTTTCGAAAGGCTATCCCCGAGTATGAGGTAGGTTGGATACGTGTTACTCACCCGTGCGCCGGTCGCCAGCTTTGGTTTGCAAGCAAACCAAACTGATGCCCCTCGACTTGCATGTGTTAAGCCTGTAGCTAGCGTTCATCCTGAGCCAGGATCAAACTCTTCATTGTAAAAGTATTTTTTAATCGGCATGTGCCGGTTATAGCTCTGTTCAGGATGCCGTACAATTTATTGACTTCATTCTAAATACCTGTATCTATTACATATAGATAAACATAAATAACAGATTGTATTGACGGTTCTATCTTTTCTTGTACTACTTGTATTGTTTATCAATATTTCAAAGAACTTGTCGCTTCCGTTTCAAAAGCGGGTGCAAAGGTAAGAGGTTTATTTTTAACTACCAAACTTTTTCGGAAGTTTTTTTTTCAGTTTTTCTTTTTATCCGTTTCTCAGACTCTCTATGCGAAAGGGAAAGAATAAATAGAAAGAAGAACAAGCAAAACACCTTTTCTTTGCGAATCGGACTGCAAAGATAAGAACTTTTTTATTTATATTCCAAAACTTTTCGGAAGTTTTTTTGTTCTTGAGTCAAGCAGTCCTGCGCTTTGTCACTAAGTCATTTTCATCAAGGCTTTCTTCTCTCGGAAAGCGGGTGCAAAAGTACTCCCTTTCAGGATACAAAACAAATATATATCACTCTTTTTTCTGATTATTTTTTTATAATCTGACTAACTTGCTGATTGATAGGCTGCTTCAAGAACACCGCCGTTTCTATACAAGAAGCTACGAAGGGAAGAATACAAAACTATACACATTATTATATTTAAACGAGGGAGGAAAGCACTAAACAAAGAAACAAGTAATGCAGGCAGATTTATTCGGTACTAAAAAAAACAGGCCGGATATAAAAAGCGGGGAATTACCCATTCCGACATTTACATACCACCTACCCCTGAGGGGAATCATCCTTCCGGAAGGAGGAGAATAACGGATAATCGAAAAGACATGCTGTTCGTTCCACTACAGTGAACAGGACAGGACACTTCAGTGGAAAGAACCGGCCACCGGAGTGAAAAAGACCGGGCACCGGAGTGGAACAAAAGAGAGGATAGGGGAAAAGCACAAGGAGAAAGACGTAATATTAAAAAAACATGAACATAGCATATGGTATTAAAGGGAAGACTGCAGAAAAAGAAGCATATGGCAGGAGAAAAATATGGAGTAGAGAGAAGAAAGAACAGGAAAGGGGGCTATGAGAAATAACTCAATTATGAGGGAAAAAAACAGAAAAACTATGAGAAATAACTCTGTTCCTTTTTATTTCTCATAAATTAATTAATTGAGAATAAATTAGTTATACAAAAAACATGAGAATATGAGATATGAATCGGATAAAGCGTTGGCATTCCTTCCTTGTGTAATTGAAAATGCTTCCATTAATTGCCCTTTTCTATTTTCAGAAGCAATCAAATCCCCTGTATCATACCTAATAAGCGGCATATCAAAATTATGAAATGATGTTCCTACCAAATGTCCATCAACATTTTCCGTCAAACCATAGGAAAAAAAAGGTTTATATTGATTATTTTTTGATTCATCATAAGCCAAAAAACACATTTCACTATGTCCATACCAAGAAATCCAATCTAAATTCCAATGTTGTTTTATAATAATAAGAATAATGTATAAAAAGTCGATGCATCTCTTTGTGGAACATTATGAAATGGAAGAAGTGATGCAGGAAGAAACCTTGATGAGGGCGTTTCAGAGGTGGAGGAAGTTGGTGAGAGAGAATAAGAATAGTTACTAAATAAAAAAGAGAGAAGCAAAACAAAGCTTTAGTTGTTATTCATACATAAACATATTATATAGATTAAAAAGTCAATATCATGGAGAAAAATATTTTTAAGTTAGATAATGAACAGCTCAAAGCAATAGCCCGTTCATTTAAAGAAAAAGTAGAAAAAGGATTGAACACTGAAAACGCTGAAATCCAATGCATTCCTACCTTTATTACTCCGAAGGCTGACAATATCAACGGTAAATCACTTGTGCTTGATCTCGGAGGAACCAATTATCGGGTAGCACTCGTTGATTTCAGCAAATCGGTACCGGACATTCATCCCAACAATGGTTGGAAGAAAGATATGTCGATCATGAAATCGCTGGGGTATACCCAAGAGGAATTATTTAAAGAGTTGGCAGATATGATCACCGGAATAAAACGGGAGGAGGAAATGCCTATCGGCTATTGCTTTTCTTATCCGACCGAATCCGTGCCCGGCGGGGATGCAAAACTGCTGCGCTGGACAAAGGGAGTTGACATCAAAGAGATGATTGGAAAATATATCGGGAATCCCCTACTCAACTACCTGAATGAAAAGAATAAAATCAAGTTTACGGATATAAAAGTATTGAATGACACCGTAGCCAGTTTATTTGCAGGACTTACAGACAACAGTTATGATGCATATATAGGACTGATTGTAGGAACAGGCACTAATATGGCTACTTTCATCCCAGCCGACAAAATAAAAAAGCTGAATCCAGCGGATAATATTCAAGGCATGATTCCCGTCAATTTGGAATCCGGGAATTTTCATCCGCCATTTCTTACCGGAGTGGATAATACAGTCGATGTAATTTCCGGTAACCCCAGAAAACAACGTTTCGAGAAAGCAGTATCCGGTATGTATCTGGGAGATATTTTAAAAGCAACTTTTCCTTTAGAAGAATTTGAAGAAAAATTTGATGCGCAAAAACTTACCGCTATCATGAACTATCCGGATATATACAAGGATGTATATGTACAAGTGGCGCAATGGATATATACCAGATCGGCACAGTTGGTGGCCGCTTCAATTACAGGGCTTGTCATGTTGTTGAAATCATACAATAAAGATATACGTAGGATTTGCCTGGTGGCTGAAGGCAGTCTTTTCTGGAGTGAGAACAGAAAAGATAAGAATTATCACAGTATTGTTACAGAGGAATTAAAGGAGCTTTTCGACTTGTTCGGTTTGAAAGATGTTACAGTTGATATAAAAAGTATGAATAATGCGAATCTGATAGGTACAGCCATTGCGGCATTATCGTAACAAAGAAAATTCGGTGCTGTATCAAAGCCCTGATGCAGCACCGAATCTGTTTCAAACCATACCTATGACATAGCTTTTTATTATACCTTAAAACGGCTATTTTATTTGAAGTGCAAAACCTCCTCCGGGAGCCAGATGAATTTTCAACTTGCTATCCTTCTTTACAGAGAAAGATTCCCGTTTATAGTCACGTCCGACACGGTGAGCATTGACTCCGTCTTTAAATAAAGTGGCGTTATATGCCTTATCTCCCAAAAAAGAACAATCGACTTCGATATCCCTGGCCGTCCAATCAGTAATTCCGCCTATATACCAGACATCCCCTTTCCGGCGTGCAGTGACAATGTACTCTCCCATTTTACCGTCAAGCACAATGCTTTCATCCCATACAGTCGGAATGGCAGCTATGAAATCTGTTGATTCCGGCTCGCGCATATAGTTGCTCGGGTTATCACATAACATATTGAAAGGTGACTCGAACACCACATACAAAGCCAACTGCCGGCAACGTGTCCCCTGGCTCATCGGTTCTGAATTGCAAGGATAATAATTACCTTTCGAAGCATTCCTCATCGCGCCCTGTGTATAGTCCATAGGACCGGAAACCTGACGAATAAAAGGAATCATCACATCATATTTCACCTGATCGAGTGAAGCCGGGCTCCACTTCATCTGCTCCAGTCCGTTTACCCCTTCGAAGTTCAACACATTCGGATAAGTACGGTTCAGACCTGCCGGTTTGTGTGTGCCGTGCAAATCGAGGATCATCTTATATTTAGCACAAGTCTCGGCGGCCCGGTAGTTGAATGCGGTCATTTCCTGATCGTCACGGTCCATGAAGTCGACTTTGAAGCCTTTCACCCCCATTGCAGCATAATGACGGCAGACATTCTCCATATCACGTTCGAAAGCATAATAACCTGCCCAAAGAATGATACCTACATTTCTGTCAGCGGCATAATCTACCAACTCTTTCAAATCAATATCTTTCACCACCTGCATCAGGTCCGCCTTCAGATTGACCGCCCAACCTTCATCAAGTATCACATATTCTATACCCTTTGACGAAGCAAAATCAATATATGCTTTATAAGTAGCATTATTCACTCCGGTAGCGAAATCGACACTATCCAAGTTCCATGCGTTCCACCAATCCCAAGCCACTTTGCCGGGTTTGATCCATGAAAGATCCGACAAGCGTGAAGGCGCAGCCAGCAAATAGCTCAGATTACTTGACGCCAAGTCTTTATCGGAAGTAGTCACAATAGCCATGCGCCATGGGAAACTTCTGGGCTTATCCACCTTTGCTATATAATCCTCGCGTTCTGCCACCAACATCTGAAGTTTGTTATGTCCGCCCTGAACAGTACGCTTCGGATATGGAGCAAATTTGCCGCTCAACCGATTTTCACCTTTAGCAGCAGACAAGAAAAGCCCCGGATAATTCTCCAGATCGGACTCGGTAATACAAATCTTAACCCCATCACCGGCTTCCACCACTAGCGGCAGAAACATCAAACGCTTCTTATTTTGTTTAGACAGATTATTTGTAACATATGTATTTTCAAAAGAGTTGAAGAACTGAGATTCGTAATCACCGTCCTTTCCTCTATTCACATAAGGCACGGAAGCAACCGCATCAAACGGGAACTGATAGTCAACAATCTCATCCAGCACATTGAAAGGCTTTTTAGCCCGACTAACAAAGCGATAAACGATTCCGTCATCGTATGCTCGAAATTCCACATTCCAGTCTTTTTTAAACCGCAATGTCAGTTCATTATAATGATCTCTCAATTCATTGGCACGATAGAAGGGAGAAGACACCATACGATCAACACTTTTCCGGGAAGTACCGGACAATTTCGCTTTCTCACCCCATACTTCTCCGTTGTCCAACGACATGGCTATCGGCGAGGGAGCCAGAATCTGCCGTCCGTCACAAGTAATATCGTAAGTCAGTTGATCGCCTATGGTAATAGTAGTTTGCAGATTCCCGCCCGGAGAATTCAGAGTAAATTGCTTTTGTGCCTGTGCAGTAAATACACAACATACACACATTAGTAAGACTGTCAGTTTTTTCATGGTTTTAATTATAGTTATTATCAAATCAACAAAAGAACGGTACAAAAATAAAAATAATAAATTAGCAACCTACTATAATACTCCCTTAAAAACATTTTAATAGGAAAGGCTTTGAAAAAACTTTCTCGCTAAATTATGACATCATAGAATAAAAAGCTATTTTTACACCGTTTTTTAATTTTATCTTAAACTAATATTATGTACAAGATTTTTCATGGCTTCCATCTAGTGGAAGCTTATCAGGATTTAAAGAAAGCCAGACGGTTGGCAAAGAATCAGGCAGTGGCCAGATGTATTAAGTTAACCGTAGCTATTACCATTTCCCTTATTCTATGGCTCCTCCCTATCGACACATTTGGTATAGAAGGGTTAACCGTTATAGAACAAAGACTGATTTCTATCTTTATTTTTGCCACACTTATGTGGGTTTTCGAAGCTGTCCCTGCATGGACTACTTCCGTACTGATTGTCGTATTACTATTACTTACCGTTTCCGACAGCAGTTTATGGTTCCTCACTCAAGATATTCCAGCAGGAGAATTGGGACAGACAGTTAAATATAAGTCCATTATGCACTGCTTTGCCGATCCTATCATCATGTTATTTATCGGTGGATTCATACTTGCCATTGCTGCGACCAAAAGCGGTCTGGACGTATTGTTGGCACGTGTCATGTTACGCCCCTTCGGAACACAATCACGCTATGTATTATTAGGATTCATTCTTGTTACGGCTGCATTTTCAATGTTCCTCAGCAACACGGCTACAGCTGCCATGATGCTCACTTTCCTCACCCCTGTATTAAAGGCACTTCCGGCAGACGGCAAAGGAAAAATCGGTCTGGCCATGGCCATTCCCGTAGCTGCTAATGTAGGCGGTATGGGAACTCCTATCGGTACGCCACCCAACGCCATTGCACTAAAATACCTGAATGATCCGGAAGGGTTGAACTTGAATATCGGCTTCGGAGAATGGATGAGTTTTATGCTGCCTTACACCATTATCGTACTGTTTATTGCATGGTTTATTCTTTTGCGGTTGTTCCCTTTCAAACAAAAGAATATTGAATTACAAATTGAAGGCGAAGCAAAAAAGGACTGGCGTTCGGTCGTAGTTTATATTACTTTCGCCATCACGGTCGTATTATGGATGTTCGACAAGGTGACAGGAGTTAACTCCAACGTGGTAGCCATGATTCCGGTAGCCGTATTCTGTATAACAGGAGTTATCACCAAACGCGACCTGGAAGAAATCAGCTGGAGCGTACTCTGGATGGTAGCCGGCGGCTTCGCACTAGGGGTTGCCTTACAGGAAACCGGACTCGCCAAACACATGATCGAAGCAATCCCATTCAACACATGGCCTCCTGTATTAATGATTGTCGGCTCCGGACTGATTTGTTACGCCATGGCAAACTTCATCTCACACACGGCGACTGCCGCATTGCTCGTTCCCATTCTTGCCATTGCGGGAAGCAGTATGCGTGAGAACCTGTCTTCGCTGGGAGGTGTAGAAACTTTATTGATCGGAGTGGCAATCGGTTCATCATTAGCAATGATATTGCCTATCAGTACTCCGCCCAACGCTTTGGCACATGCCACAGGCATGATCCAACAAAAGGATATGGAGAAAGTCGGTATAATCATGGGAATTATCGGACTGATACTTGGATATACCATGTTGATTATACTTGGTTCTAATAAGATGTTATAAATTTAAGTACCCCTTTTCCATAAAATTAAGACATAGAAAAAGCCCTGTGAGAACCAATCATTCTTACAGGGCTTTTTACTAGTCAGTCTTGCTCTGAAGACTGAGAATGTATCTTCTCCGCCTCTACATACTTACTCGGACTTACTCCATAATACTTTTTAAATACCTCACGGAAATATTTCGCATCCGAGAATTCGACCTTGTCGGCAATCTCCGTTATTGTATATTCACCCTGCTTCAGCAACTGTGCAGCATGTTGCAAACGTATCAGCCGGATATAATCAGCCGGAGCATAGCCGGTCAATGCCTTGAGTTTGTTGAAGAAGCTCGTACGACTCATATAATGCAGGTTGCTGAGCATTTCCACATTAAAGTCCGAATCCCCCATGTTCTTCTCTATACATTCCTTGACAGAAGCAATGAATTTCCAGTCTAAGGTATTAGTGCAATTAACCGGAAAATTCGGTTCTTCATCTTCGATACTATTATAAACCCGGCGGAGCAAAGCACGATTTGTTAGTATGTTCTTAATCGTTGCTTTGAGTATCCCCACACTAAAAGGTTTGGTAATATAAGCATCCGCTCCGATTTCCAATCCTTCGAGCATATGTTTCTCATCCCCCAGCGCAGTCAGCAAAACAACCGGAATATGAGACATCTCAAGATCCCCCTTTATAGTTGCACAAAGTTCATCTCCACCCATCTCAGGCATCATTATATCGGATATGACGAGATCCGGATTAAATTCCCGGATTATAATAAGAGCCTCCTTTCCATTCGGACAGGACTGGATATTATAACCCGTCCGAAGCATATCCACCAGATAATTACGCAAATCATCATTATCCTCCACTATCAAAATACGCTGCAAGGAACTGTTGATCTGGGCTATCTCCATATCCGGCAATCCCGGCGTATCACCTGTTACAATAGTCTCCAAACGTTCATCCGGTGTTTTGGGAGAGATAAATTTTGCTTTATGGAAATGGCTATTTCCTTTCGGAAAAGTAATCCGTACACAAGTTCCTTGATTTTCAGCACTCTGAATCTGAATCTTACCTTTATGTAACTTAACCAGTTTGTATACCAGCATCAGTCCGATTCCGCTACCTGTCACCTTCAGATTAACGACATTACTACCCCGAAAATAGTTTCTGAACAATTTCTTCTGTTCACACGTTGGAATACCGATTCCCGTATCTTTCACCTCAATACTCCAACTATTTCCTTCCTCGGAAGCGTAAATACACACACTACCGTCTTCAGGTGTATATTTCAATGCATTTGAGAGAATATTCTTCAGAATAGAGCCCATTTTGTCACTATCAAACCACACACTCAAATAGTCAAAATTGCTTTCATAAACAAACCTTACATGCTTCATCTCGGCATATTTGCGGAAAGTGGCGCAAACATCATTCATATAAGTATTCAACTCATACTCAGAAACATAAAGAGTGGAAGAGTAGACATCTATCCGTTCGAAATTTATCAGGTTGGTTGTCAACTGAAGTAATGTATTCACATTTTTAAGAGCCATATTTATATGAGGTAGTGCCTGTTCAGCCCCCATGCGATTTTCCAAGACTTCCTCCAATGGAGCTTTTATCAATGTTAACGGTGTACGTATGTCGTGTGCCGTATTAATGAAGAACCGTGTTTTTTCGTCCGACACCTTCTTCTGTTTATGCAACATGATGATACGGAATATAATACCCATAACCAACACCAACAGGATTACATATCCCACCATAGCCCATACACTGGCCCATACAGGAGGCGTTATAATAATCTGAATGCTTCTTGTCTCATAAGTCTTATATTTTTCTTCATTGGATACGGCACGAATTTGTAATGTATAACTACCGGGAGGTAGATTTCTGATGATAATCCGGTTATCCTGACTCGGACGGCTCCACTCTTTATGATAACCATCGATTTTCCATGAAAAAAGAATATTGGAAGGATAATCATAGTTGATAGAAGCTACATCAAGAGAAAACGTGTTTTGTCCGTAAGCTAGTTCCAGCCGGTCAGTTTCGTCAATATCCTTTTCCAAAGGTGATCCTTCATCACCCGGGTAAACAGGATGATAAGCTATCATAAAATCACGCAATAGCAAACGCGAATAATGTGGCTCCGGTATCTGTATGTCTGTTGGAAATTTGACAGCACCGTCATTTCCCCCGAAAACAAGCGCACTTTTGTTATAGGTCGTAGCAGAGCCTGCATTAAAATTAACACTCATCAATCCTTGTTCCCGTGTCCAGTTACGAAAGAAGTGCTCCTCAGGTGAATAAATCGTTATGCCATTTTCCGTACCCATCAGGAGACTCCCGTCCTGACGCGGAAGAATTGTATAAATATTATCGGAGATCAGCGCACAGTTGTCACTTCGGTACTGATAAATAAAGTTCTTCTTATTAATGTCATAAACAAGAAGTCCGGCTCCACGGGTACCAATATACAAAATTCCGTCTTCTCTTTGGTATAATGCGCATATATAGA
The nucleotide sequence above comes from Bacteroides caccae. Encoded proteins:
- a CDS encoding hexokinase family protein: MEKNIFKLDNEQLKAIARSFKEKVEKGLNTENAEIQCIPTFITPKADNINGKSLVLDLGGTNYRVALVDFSKSVPDIHPNNGWKKDMSIMKSLGYTQEELFKELADMITGIKREEEMPIGYCFSYPTESVPGGDAKLLRWTKGVDIKEMIGKYIGNPLLNYLNEKNKIKFTDIKVLNDTVASLFAGLTDNSYDAYIGLIVGTGTNMATFIPADKIKKLNPADNIQGMIPVNLESGNFHPPFLTGVDNTVDVISGNPRKQRFEKAVSGMYLGDILKATFPLEEFEEKFDAQKLTAIMNYPDIYKDVYVQVAQWIYTRSAQLVAASITGLVMLLKSYNKDIRRICLVAEGSLFWSENRKDKNYHSIVTEELKELFDLFGLKDVTVDIKSMNNANLIGTAIAALS
- a CDS encoding glycoside hydrolase family 97 protein; its protein translation is MKKLTVLLMCVCCVFTAQAQKQFTLNSPGGNLQTTITIGDQLTYDITCDGRQILAPSPIAMSLDNGEVWGEKAKLSGTSRKSVDRMVSSPFYRANELRDHYNELTLRFKKDWNVEFRAYDDGIVYRFVSRAKKPFNVLDEIVDYQFPFDAVASVPYVNRGKDGDYESQFFNSFENTYVTNNLSKQNKKRLMFLPLVVEAGDGVKICITESDLENYPGLFLSAAKGENRLSGKFAPYPKRTVQGGHNKLQMLVAEREDYIAKVDKPRSFPWRMAIVTTSDKDLASSNLSYLLAAPSRLSDLSWIKPGKVAWDWWNAWNLDSVDFATGVNNATYKAYIDFASSKGIEYVILDEGWAVNLKADLMQVVKDIDLKELVDYAADRNVGIILWAGYYAFERDMENVCRHYAAMGVKGFKVDFMDRDDQEMTAFNYRAAETCAKYKMILDLHGTHKPAGLNRTYPNVLNFEGVNGLEQMKWSPASLDQVKYDVMIPFIRQVSGPMDYTQGAMRNASKGNYYPCNSEPMSQGTRCRQLALYVVFESPFNMLCDNPSNYMREPESTDFIAAIPTVWDESIVLDGKMGEYIVTARRKGDVWYIGGITDWTARDIEVDCSFLGDKAYNATLFKDGVNAHRVGRDYKRESFSVKKDSKLKIHLAPGGGFALQIK
- a CDS encoding SLC13 family permease; amino-acid sequence: MYKIFHGFHLVEAYQDLKKARRLAKNQAVARCIKLTVAITISLILWLLPIDTFGIEGLTVIEQRLISIFIFATLMWVFEAVPAWTTSVLIVVLLLLTVSDSSLWFLTQDIPAGELGQTVKYKSIMHCFADPIIMLFIGGFILAIAATKSGLDVLLARVMLRPFGTQSRYVLLGFILVTAAFSMFLSNTATAAMMLTFLTPVLKALPADGKGKIGLAMAIPVAANVGGMGTPIGTPPNAIALKYLNDPEGLNLNIGFGEWMSFMLPYTIIVLFIAWFILLRLFPFKQKNIELQIEGEAKKDWRSVVVYITFAITVVLWMFDKVTGVNSNVVAMIPVAVFCITGVITKRDLEEISWSVLWMVAGGFALGVALQETGLAKHMIEAIPFNTWPPVLMIVGSGLICYAMANFISHTATAALLVPILAIAGSSMRENLSSLGGVETLLIGVAIGSSLAMILPISTPPNALAHATGMIQQKDMEKVGIIMGIIGLILGYTMLIILGSNKML